The nucleotide sequence CGGCAAGTGACGGGATTGCGCTGGTAGTCCCAGCTGTGGGCAATCTCATCGCGCACGAAGGCAAAGCAGCGGGCCGCGATGGCGGCATCGCCCGACGCGCCGGCGGCCAGCTCGGCCGCCCTGGCGCGCACGGCCGGATGGTCGCTGTCTATGTAAGTGCTGCTGGCTAGATATATGGAAAAGTCGGGGGAAAAGTCGGTAGACATGGCGTCAAGGTCTTGCATAAAGATAATGCGCGATTCTAGTCGAAGCAGACCGAAATCGAGCGTTTCCTTGCGCAGGAACAAAGAAAATCCACGTTTCAGGCTCGCTGGGCGGGGGCCGGCGACTTTGGCGACGGCCCGGTAGCTGGTATCATTCGGGCAAACGCCAGCCGGCCCCATTGGGCCGGCGCATGCAACACCTTGCGAAGCGGTTCCGCGCCGCCGACGCCTCCCCTACAGATCAGAGAAACGAGTTCCTATGAGCACACCATCGTCCCACCCATCGTTCTGGCGCCGCGTCCCGCTGGCTTTCGGCGCCTTCTTCAGCACCCTGTCGGACGCCGCCTATGCGGCCCGCGTCGAAAAACTGTCCTTGCCCGAGGCTGCGCCCGTCGCTCCCGTGGCTCCGGCACCCGCTCCCGTGCCGACGCCGGCCGCCGCCCCCGTCATATTGAAAGAAGCCACGCCGGACGCCGCCCTGCAGTTACTTGCTTTACTGCAACGCGAAGCGCGATTGATCGACTTCACCCAGGAAAACCTGGGCAGCCATGCCGACGCCGACATCGGCGCGGCCGCCCGTGTGGTGCATGAAGGCTGCGCCAAGGTCATGCGCGAATACTTCACCATCGAGGCCGTGCGCCAGGAAGCCGAAGGCAGCCGCATCGTCCTGCAGGAAGGTTTTAATTCCGCGCAAGTGCGCCTGACGGGCAACGTCGTCGGTTCCGCGCCGTACACGGGCACCCTCAGTCACCGCGGCTGGCGCGCCTCCAGCGTACGCCTGCCGAAACTGAGCGAGCAACACGACGCCGCCATCCTGGCCCCGGCCGAGGTGGAACTGTGAACGATACCGTCAACCCTACCCCGCGCTACGCCATCGGCATCGACCTGGGCACCACCCATAGCGCCCTCTCGTATGTGAACCTGGTCGAGAGCGACGGCGAAAAGTCCAGCCACGGCGTGCTGAAAGTGCCGCAGCTGTCGGCGCCCGGCACCGTCGAAGAACTGCCGCTGCTGCCATCGTTCGTCTACCTGCCGCACGCTGACGAAGTGGCGGCGGGCGACCTGGCCCTGCCCTGGGTGACCGAAGAAGCGGAGGCGCCGTTCGTCGTCGGCGAAATGGCCCGCAGCCGCGGCGCCACCACGCCCATCCGCCTGGTGTCGAGCGCGAAAAGCTGGCTGTGCCACCCGGGCGTAGACCGCCGCGCGGCGATCTTGCCGAACGACGCGCCGGCGGAAGTGGCGCGCATCTCGCCCATCACGGCGGCCACGCGCTATCTGACGCATTTGCGCCAGGCCTGGGACAACGCCCACCCGCAAGCGCCGTTTGCGCAGCAGGAAATCACGGTGACGATTCCTGCGTCCTTCGACCCGGCCGCGCGCGAGCTGACGATGGAAGCGGCGCAGGCAGCCGGCTACACTTCATTGACCTTGCTGGAAGAGCCGCAGGCGGCCCTGTACAGCTGGATCCAGACCAGCGAGGGACGCTGGCGCAAGGAAGTCAAGCCGGGCGACATCAT is from Janthinobacterium sp. 61 and encodes:
- a CDS encoding DUF2760 domain-containing protein; the protein is MSTPSSHPSFWRRVPLAFGAFFSTLSDAAYAARVEKLSLPEAAPVAPVAPAPAPVPTPAAAPVILKEATPDAALQLLALLQREARLIDFTQENLGSHADADIGAAARVVHEGCAKVMREYFTIEAVRQEAEGSRIVLQEGFNSAQVRLTGNVVGSAPYTGTLSHRGWRASSVRLPKLSEQHDAAILAPAEVEL